In a genomic window of Streptomyces katrae:
- the ybaK gene encoding Cys-tRNA(Pro) deacylase codes for MAKKKQQTAGTPAITSLTASGVEFTTRSYEHDPAHPSYGEEAAEALGVSPEQVFKTLVAEVDGNLTVAVVPVSGSLDLKALAAAVGGKRAAMADPALAERTTGYVRGGISPLGQRKRLPTVLDASASGHATICVSAGRRGLEVELAPSSLAALTDAVLAPIARA; via the coding sequence ATGGCCAAGAAGAAGCAGCAGACGGCGGGCACTCCCGCGATCACGTCCCTGACCGCGTCGGGCGTCGAGTTCACCACCCGTTCCTACGAGCACGACCCGGCGCACCCCTCGTACGGCGAGGAGGCGGCCGAGGCGCTGGGGGTGTCGCCGGAGCAGGTGTTCAAGACCCTGGTCGCGGAGGTGGACGGGAACCTCACCGTGGCGGTGGTCCCGGTCTCGGGCTCGCTGGACCTGAAGGCACTGGCGGCGGCGGTGGGCGGCAAGCGGGCCGCGATGGCCGATCCGGCGCTGGCGGAGCGCACCACCGGCTACGTCCGGGGCGGGATCTCGCCGCTGGGCCAGCGGAAGCGGCTGCCGACGGTCCTGGACGCCTCTGCCTCCGGGCACGCCACGATCTGCGTCTCGGCGGGCCGCCGCGGCCTGGAGGTCGAACTCGCCCCGTCCTCCCTGGCGGCCCTCACGGACGCGGTCCTGGCCCCGATCGCCCGCGCGTAG
- a CDS encoding ABC transporter ATP-binding protein, with amino-acid sequence MSTGTAQAGHTTAEAAGAASGVVCAVRDLVKTYPAVRGRRGAPALPETRATDAISLEVRRGEIFGLLGPNGAGKSTLVRQLTGLLRPDSGSVTLLGHDLVRHPERASRLLAYLGQESTALDELTVALAAETTGRLRGLDARAARAARDEVLEELGLTPIAGRPLKKLSGGQRRLACFAAALVGERPVLVLDEPTTGMDPVARRAVWSAVDRRRARHGATVLLVTHNVIEAETVLDRVAVIDHGKVIACDTPAGLKARVSDEVRLELVWRTAAPLEVPEVAALAPRAAESGRRWVLRLGQDEARAAVAAVTGGPAFAALDDFTLATPSLEDVYLALGGRMKGLVKS; translated from the coding sequence GTGAGTACGGGCACAGCGCAGGCAGGGCACACCACGGCAGAGGCCGCAGGGGCGGCTTCCGGGGTGGTCTGCGCGGTGCGGGACCTGGTCAAGACCTACCCCGCGGTGCGCGGCCGGCGCGGCGCGCCCGCCCTCCCCGAGACCCGTGCCACCGACGCGATCTCCCTGGAGGTCCGGCGCGGCGAGATCTTCGGACTGCTCGGCCCCAACGGCGCCGGCAAGTCCACCCTGGTCCGCCAGCTCACCGGGCTGCTGCGCCCCGACTCGGGCTCCGTCACCCTCCTCGGCCACGACCTCGTACGCCACCCCGAGCGGGCCTCCCGCCTGCTGGCCTACCTGGGGCAGGAGTCCACCGCCCTCGACGAGCTCACCGTCGCCCTCGCCGCCGAGACCACCGGCCGGCTGCGCGGACTCGACGCCCGCGCGGCCCGGGCGGCCCGTGACGAGGTCCTGGAGGAGCTCGGGCTGACCCCGATCGCCGGGCGCCCGCTGAAGAAGCTCTCCGGCGGACAGCGGCGGCTCGCCTGCTTCGCCGCCGCACTGGTGGGGGAGCGGCCGGTGCTCGTCCTCGACGAACCCACCACCGGCATGGACCCCGTCGCCCGGCGCGCCGTCTGGTCGGCCGTGGACCGGCGCCGCGCCCGGCACGGCGCCACGGTGCTGCTGGTCACCCACAACGTCATCGAGGCGGAGACCGTCCTCGACCGGGTCGCCGTCATCGACCACGGCAAGGTCATCGCCTGCGACACCCCGGCCGGCCTCAAGGCCAGGGTCTCCGACGAGGTCCGCCTGGAACTGGTGTGGCGCACCGCCGCGCCGCTGGAGGTCCCCGAGGTCGCCGCGCTGGCCCCGCGGGCCGCCGAGTCCGGGCGCCGCTGGGTGCTGCGCCTGGGCCAGGACGAGGCCCGCGCCGCCGTCGCCGCAGTGACCGGCGGCCCGGCCTTCGCCGCCCTCGACGATTTCACGTTGGCCACGCCGAGCCTGGAGGACGTCTACCTCGCGCTGGGCGGCCGGATGAAGGGTCTGGTCAAGTCGTGA
- a CDS encoding ABC transporter permease: MTTAAAPAVPAAVLAPRARLLPALAAVYRAQLSRARVARIPLLFVATFQSVGIMILMRGVVDGGSEARAVVAGSSVLVVAFVALNLLAQYFGQLRAGGGLDHYATLPVPPASVVLGAAAAYASFTLPGTLVTAVFGCVLFGLPMGGLWILAAVVPLAGAALAGLGAALGLLAPRQELATLAGQLGMSAALLLGVLPAERMPEAIVWARDLLPSTYGVEAFARTFAPHPDWAAVAADLGVCAAVGVLSLAVATWAYRRAAVR, encoded by the coding sequence GTGACCACCGCTGCCGCTCCCGCCGTTCCGGCCGCCGTCCTGGCGCCCCGGGCACGGCTCCTCCCCGCCCTCGCGGCCGTCTACCGGGCCCAGCTGTCCCGGGCCCGGGTGGCGCGCATACCCCTCCTCTTCGTCGCCACCTTCCAGTCCGTCGGGATCATGATCCTGATGCGGGGCGTGGTGGACGGCGGCTCCGAGGCGCGGGCGGTCGTCGCCGGCTCGTCGGTGCTGGTCGTCGCCTTCGTCGCGCTGAACCTCCTGGCCCAGTACTTCGGCCAGCTGCGGGCGGGCGGGGGGCTCGACCACTACGCCACCCTGCCGGTGCCGCCCGCCTCCGTGGTGCTGGGCGCGGCCGCCGCGTACGCCTCCTTCACCCTGCCGGGGACGCTGGTGACGGCCGTCTTCGGGTGCGTGCTGTTCGGGCTGCCGATGGGCGGGCTGTGGATCCTGGCCGCCGTGGTGCCGCTGGCCGGGGCCGCGCTGGCCGGGCTCGGCGCGGCGCTGGGCCTGCTGGCGCCCCGGCAGGAGCTGGCCACGCTGGCCGGGCAGCTGGGCATGTCGGCGGCCCTGCTGCTGGGGGTGCTGCCGGCGGAGCGGATGCCGGAGGCCATCGTCTGGGCCCGGGACCTGCTGCCCTCCACCTACGGGGTGGAGGCCTTCGCGCGGACCTTCGCCCCGCACCCGGACTGGGCGGCGGTCGCCGCCGACCTCGGCGTGTGCGCGGCGGTCGGGGTCCTCTCCCTGGCCGTCGCGACCTGGGCCTACCGGCGGGCGGCGGTCCGCTGA
- a CDS encoding NYN domain-containing protein, which produces MERVDRCVVLVDAGYLLGAAASLLAGEPSRSRITVDHSALIQGLRERAEADTQQPLLRIYWFDGAPDRVPQPEHRRLRVMPRVTVRLGALTRSDGRWAQKGVDAAMHAELTELARNRACSDVVLVTGDGDLLPGLMSAKEHGVAVHLWAVQAADGDYNQSEDLVAEADERRVLDRAWITRAVRARDLAGLCPPPPAPRPEIAAILSAPLPEAALAEAARNGTPAAPEPPSNGAAVPAPATEGAKPSVPTPKDLAALRAPAQGPGAAQAHPAPSPAGSALRWSSDKGWIDRPGPLGEPAETASLPTLAQLTSAEQRWADREEDITTVGGDPFEVGQVFARRWMERLPETGHLQKLATMYPRVPHRIDGELLRYAARFGLLAHKDDQIDEHDRYAIRAGFWREIDVRAAAEHMGGATASASAAPMTPAAE; this is translated from the coding sequence GTGGAACGCGTGGACCGCTGCGTCGTCCTGGTGGATGCCGGATACCTGCTGGGCGCGGCCGCGAGCCTCCTCGCGGGAGAACCCTCGCGCTCGCGCATCACCGTCGACCACTCCGCCCTCATCCAGGGCCTGCGCGAGCGCGCCGAGGCCGACACCCAGCAGCCCCTCCTGCGGATCTACTGGTTCGACGGCGCCCCCGACCGGGTGCCCCAGCCCGAACACCGCCGGCTGCGCGTCATGCCCCGGGTCACCGTCCGGCTGGGCGCCCTGACCCGCAGCGACGGCCGCTGGGCCCAGAAGGGCGTCGACGCCGCCATGCACGCCGAACTCACCGAGCTCGCCCGCAACCGGGCCTGCTCCGACGTGGTCCTCGTCACCGGCGACGGAGACCTGCTGCCCGGACTGATGTCCGCCAAGGAACACGGGGTCGCCGTCCACCTCTGGGCCGTCCAGGCCGCCGACGGGGACTACAACCAGTCGGAGGACCTCGTCGCCGAGGCCGACGAACGCCGCGTCCTCGACCGCGCCTGGATCACCCGCGCCGTCCGGGCCCGCGACCTCGCCGGACTGTGCCCCCCGCCGCCCGCCCCCCGCCCCGAGATCGCCGCCATCCTCTCCGCGCCGCTGCCCGAGGCCGCGCTCGCCGAAGCCGCCCGCAACGGCACCCCGGCCGCCCCCGAACCGCCCTCCAACGGTGCCGCCGTACCGGCCCCCGCCACCGAGGGGGCCAAGCCCTCCGTCCCCACCCCCAAGGACCTCGCCGCCCTGCGCGCCCCCGCCCAGGGCCCCGGCGCCGCGCAAGCGCACCCCGCCCCCAGCCCGGCCGGCAGCGCCCTGCGCTGGTCCTCCGACAAGGGCTGGATCGACCGCCCCGGCCCGCTCGGCGAACCCGCCGAGACCGCCTCCCTCCCCACCCTCGCCCAGCTCACCAGCGCCGAACAGCGCTGGGCCGACCGCGAGGAGGACATCACCACCGTCGGCGGCGATCCCTTCGAGGTCGGCCAGGTCTTCGCCCGCCGCTGGATGGAACGCCTCCCCGAGACCGGCCACCTCCAGAAGCTCGCCACCATGTACCCGCGCGTCCCGCACCGCATCGACGGGGAGCTGCTGCGCTACGCCGCCCGCTTCGGGCTCCTCGCCCACAAGGACGACCAGATCGACGAGCACGACCGCTACGCCATCCGCGCCGGGTTCTGGAGGGAGATCGACGTGCGCGCCGCGGCCGAGCACATGGGCGGAGCAACGGCCTCCGCATCCGCGGCGCCGATGACCCCGGCGGCCGAGTGA
- a CDS encoding LON peptidase substrate-binding domain-containing protein: MTTVRLPLFPLNSVLFPGLVLPLNVFEERYRAMMRELLKIGEDEPRRFAVVAIRDGREVAPTAPGLPDPTSLPEKGPAAGFGADPIQAFHRVGCIADAATIREREDGSFEVLATGTTRVRLLSVDSSGPFLVAELEELAEDAGDGAGALSEGVLRAFRAYQKRLAGARERSLTSAPDLPDEPSVVSYLVAAAAVLDIPSKQRLLQAPDTATRLAEELKLLRTETAVIRHLPSLPAVDLTRAPTSPN; encoded by the coding sequence GTGACCACCGTTCGCCTGCCCCTCTTCCCACTGAACTCGGTGCTGTTCCCGGGCCTCGTGCTGCCGCTGAACGTCTTCGAGGAGCGGTATCGCGCCATGATGCGCGAGCTGCTGAAGATCGGTGAGGACGAGCCGCGCCGGTTCGCCGTCGTCGCGATCCGCGACGGCCGGGAGGTCGCGCCGACCGCGCCCGGGCTGCCCGACCCGACGTCCCTGCCCGAGAAGGGCCCGGCGGCGGGCTTCGGCGCGGACCCGATCCAGGCGTTCCACCGGGTGGGCTGCATCGCGGACGCGGCGACGATCCGGGAGCGGGAGGACGGCAGCTTCGAGGTCCTCGCCACCGGCACGACACGGGTGCGGCTGCTGTCGGTGGACTCCTCGGGCCCCTTCCTCGTCGCCGAGCTGGAGGAGCTCGCGGAGGACGCCGGGGACGGCGCGGGCGCCCTGTCCGAGGGGGTCCTGCGGGCCTTCCGCGCCTACCAGAAGCGGCTGGCGGGGGCCCGGGAGCGGTCCCTCACGTCGGCGCCGGACCTGCCGGACGAGCCGTCGGTGGTGTCGTACCTGGTGGCGGCGGCGGCCGTGCTGGACATCCCGTCGAAGCAGCGCCTGCTCCAGGCCCCGGACACCGCGACGCGGCTGGCGGAGGAGCTGAAGCTGCTCCGCACCGAGACCGCGGTGATCCGCCACCTCCCGTCCCTGCCGGCGGTGGACCTGACCCGCGCCCCGACGAGCCCGAACTGA
- a CDS encoding oxidoreductase translates to MAEAHGDAYGDGRPDDLTDPERLMWETFRAGTVCDLSTHSAERDDPHGDRPWGPERRVRAEVVAHLLLAGPAPVPGRVGCLKLRGARITGRLDLSGGTVAPYVEIRSCRFDGEIQLSETRFGTLRLDNCAIPRLDGARLHTEGDLHLSRCRVARGIRLTDAQIGTDLLIGSTVVQRDGRGRAIAADGLVVAQDFQAELLETNGEVSLRGARVGASMSLRGARLRNPYGRRALNAPTLTVERTLYLTSAALGPAGDPTRPYDWSRTPTRGVPTRPFECRGGLRLDDGRFGDSVDFYAARFELQPDQEVSLRRIQTPELRFVGDAPEQGRVVLSGAKVVRLVDRSTSWPGPGRLFMEGFSYETLAPRGHFPLERRLEWVGAASPDYSPEPYERLAAVLRARGEDSDAREVLLAKERRRRTTLSPAGRAWGYLQDWTVLYGYRPGRAALWMAVLWAAGTLLFLRHRPEPLKADEHPVWNAALYALDLLLPVIDLGQEGQWKTQGVWQWASAALVLLGWILATTVAAGASRLLRRG, encoded by the coding sequence ATGGCGGAAGCGCACGGGGACGCGTACGGGGACGGGCGTCCGGACGACCTCACGGATCCCGAGCGGCTCATGTGGGAGACCTTCCGGGCGGGCACCGTCTGCGATCTGAGCACGCACTCGGCCGAACGGGACGATCCGCACGGAGACCGGCCCTGGGGGCCCGAGCGGCGGGTCCGGGCGGAGGTGGTGGCGCACCTGCTGCTCGCCGGTCCCGCACCGGTGCCCGGCCGGGTCGGCTGCCTGAAGCTGCGCGGCGCCCGGATCACCGGCCGGCTGGACCTGTCCGGCGGCACGGTAGCCCCGTACGTGGAGATCCGCTCGTGCCGCTTCGACGGCGAGATCCAGCTCTCCGAGACCCGCTTCGGCACCCTGCGGCTCGACAACTGCGCGATCCCCCGGCTGGACGGGGCCCGGCTGCACACCGAGGGCGACCTGCACCTGTCGCGCTGCCGGGTGGCGCGCGGGATCCGGCTGACCGACGCGCAGATCGGCACCGACCTGCTGATCGGCAGCACCGTGGTGCAGCGGGACGGGCGGGGGCGGGCGATCGCCGCCGACGGGCTGGTGGTCGCCCAGGACTTCCAGGCCGAGCTGCTGGAGACGAACGGCGAGGTCAGCCTGCGCGGGGCCCGGGTCGGAGCCTCGATGAGCCTGCGCGGGGCCCGGCTGCGCAACCCCTACGGCCGCCGCGCCCTGAACGCGCCCACCCTCACGGTCGAGCGCACCCTCTACCTGACCTCCGCCGCCCTCGGGCCGGCCGGGGACCCGACGCGCCCGTACGACTGGAGCCGGACCCCGACCCGGGGCGTCCCGACGCGGCCGTTCGAGTGCCGGGGCGGGCTGCGGCTGGACGACGGCCGCTTCGGGGATTCCGTCGACTTCTACGCGGCCCGCTTCGAGCTCCAGCCCGACCAGGAGGTCTCGCTGCGCCGGATCCAGACTCCCGAGCTGCGCTTCGTCGGGGACGCGCCGGAGCAGGGGCGGGTGGTGCTGTCCGGGGCGAAGGTGGTGCGGCTGGTGGACCGCTCCACGAGCTGGCCCGGCCCGGGCCGGCTGTTCATGGAGGGTTTCTCCTACGAGACCCTGGCGCCCCGGGGGCACTTCCCTCTGGAGCGGCGCCTGGAGTGGGTGGGGGCGGCCAGCCCCGACTACTCGCCGGAGCCGTACGAGCGGCTCGCGGCCGTGCTGCGGGCCCGCGGGGAGGACTCCGACGCCCGCGAGGTGCTGCTGGCCAAGGAGCGGCGCCGGCGGACCACGCTCTCGCCGGCCGGGCGGGCCTGGGGGTACCTCCAGGACTGGACGGTGCTCTACGGGTACCGGCCGGGGCGGGCCGCGCTGTGGATGGCGGTCCTGTGGGCGGCGGGCACCCTGCTGTTCCTGCGGCACCGCCCCGAACCCCTCAAGGCCGACGAGCACCCCGTCTGGAACGCCGCCCTCTACGCCCTCGACCTCCTCCTGCCGGTGATCGACCTCGGCCAGGAGGGCCAGTGGAAGACGCAAGGAGTCTGGCAGTGGGCTTCGGCGGCGCTGGTCCTGCTGGGATGGATCCTGGCCACGACGGTGGCCGCGGGCGCGTCCCGGCTGCTGCGGCGGGGGTGA
- the hisB gene encoding imidazoleglycerol-phosphate dehydratase HisB, giving the protein MSRIGRVERTTKETSVLVEINLDGTGRVDVSTGVGFYDHMLDQLGRHGLFDLTVKTDGDLHIDSHHTIEDTALALGAAFKQALGDKVGIYRFGNCTVPLDESLAQVTVDLSGRPYLVHTEPENMAPMIGEYDTTMTRHILESFVAQAQIALHVHVPYGRNAHHIVECQFKALARALRYASEFDPRAAGILPSTKGAL; this is encoded by the coding sequence ATGAGCCGCATCGGACGGGTCGAGCGCACCACGAAGGAGACCTCGGTCCTGGTCGAGATAAACCTCGACGGCACCGGCCGGGTCGACGTCTCGACGGGCGTGGGCTTCTACGACCACATGCTCGACCAGCTCGGCCGCCACGGCCTCTTCGACCTCACGGTCAAGACGGACGGCGACCTGCACATCGACAGCCACCACACCATCGAGGACACCGCCCTCGCGCTGGGCGCCGCCTTCAAGCAGGCCCTCGGCGACAAGGTCGGCATCTACCGCTTCGGCAACTGCACCGTGCCGCTGGACGAGTCCCTCGCCCAGGTCACCGTGGACCTCTCCGGCCGCCCGTACCTCGTGCACACCGAGCCCGAGAACATGGCGCCGATGATCGGCGAGTACGACACGACGATGACCCGGCACATCCTGGAGTCCTTCGTCGCGCAGGCCCAGATCGCCCTGCACGTCCACGTCCCGTACGGCCGCAACGCCCACCACATCGTGGAGTGCCAGTTCAAGGCGCTGGCCCGCGCCCTGCGCTACGCGTCCGAGTTCGACCCGCGCGCGGCCGGCATCCTGCCCTCCACGAAGGGCGCCCTCTAG
- the hisD gene encoding histidinol dehydrogenase, producing MISRIDLRGDALPEGGALRDLLPRAEFDVEAALEKVRPICEDVHHRGTAALIEYARKFDGVELTQVRVPAQALTAALEQLDPAVRAALEESIRRARIVHRNQRRAEHTTQVVPGGTVTEKWVPVERVGLYAPGGRSVYPSSVVMNVVPAQEAGVESIALASPPQKPAFEGDPAGGLPHPTILAACALLGVDEVYAAGGAQAVAMFAYGTDECAPANMVTGPGNIWVAAAKRYFTGKIGIDTEAGPTEIAVLADSTADPVHVAADLISQAEHDPMAAAVLVTDSPELADAVEKELEPQVAATKHVEDRIKPALAGKQSAIVLVDDLEAGLKVVDAYGAEHLEIQTADAAAWAARVRNAGAIFVGPWAPVSLGDYCAGSNHVLPTGGCACHSSGLSVQSFLRGIHIVDYTRDALAEVTHHVVTLAEAEDLPAHGAALKARFAWKVPNQ from the coding sequence GTGATCTCTCGTATCGACCTGCGCGGTGACGCCCTCCCCGAGGGTGGCGCCCTGCGCGATCTGCTGCCCCGTGCCGAGTTCGACGTGGAAGCCGCCCTGGAGAAGGTGCGGCCCATCTGCGAGGACGTCCATCATCGTGGCACGGCGGCGCTGATCGAGTACGCGCGGAAGTTCGACGGGGTCGAGCTCACGCAGGTCCGGGTCCCCGCGCAGGCCCTCACGGCCGCCCTGGAGCAGCTGGACCCGGCCGTCCGCGCCGCCCTGGAGGAGTCCATCCGGCGCGCCCGGATCGTGCACCGCAACCAGCGCCGCGCCGAGCACACCACCCAGGTGGTCCCCGGCGGCACCGTGACCGAGAAGTGGGTTCCGGTCGAGCGCGTCGGCCTGTACGCGCCCGGCGGCCGCTCCGTGTACCCGTCGTCCGTCGTCATGAACGTGGTCCCCGCCCAGGAGGCCGGCGTCGAGTCCATCGCGCTCGCCTCCCCGCCGCAGAAGCCCGCTTTTGAAGGAGATCCTGCCGGCGGGCTGCCGCACCCGACCATCCTGGCCGCCTGCGCGCTGCTCGGTGTGGACGAGGTGTACGCGGCCGGCGGCGCCCAGGCCGTCGCGATGTTCGCGTACGGCACGGACGAGTGCGCCCCCGCGAACATGGTCACCGGCCCCGGCAACATCTGGGTCGCCGCCGCCAAGCGCTACTTCACCGGGAAGATCGGCATCGACACCGAGGCCGGCCCGACCGAGATCGCCGTCCTCGCCGACTCCACGGCCGACCCGGTGCACGTCGCCGCCGACCTGATCAGCCAGGCCGAGCACGACCCGATGGCCGCCGCCGTCCTCGTCACGGACTCCCCGGAGCTCGCGGACGCCGTCGAGAAGGAGCTGGAGCCGCAGGTCGCCGCGACCAAGCACGTCGAGGACCGGATCAAGCCCGCCCTGGCCGGCAAGCAGTCCGCGATCGTCCTGGTCGACGACCTGGAGGCGGGCCTGAAGGTGGTCGACGCGTACGGCGCCGAGCACCTGGAGATCCAGACCGCCGACGCCGCCGCCTGGGCCGCCCGCGTCCGCAACGCCGGCGCGATCTTCGTCGGCCCCTGGGCGCCGGTCTCCCTCGGCGACTACTGCGCCGGGTCCAACCACGTCCTGCCCACCGGCGGCTGCGCCTGCCACTCCTCGGGCCTGTCCGTGCAGTCCTTCCTGCGCGGCATCCACATCGTCGACTACACCCGCGACGCCCTCGCCGAGGTCACCCACCACGTGGTCACCCTCGCCGAGGCCGAGGACCTGCCGGCGCACGGCGCGGCCCTGAAGGCCCGCTTCGCATGGAAGGTGCCGAACCAGTGA
- a CDS encoding histidinol-phosphate transaminase — MSSTIGIDDLPIRDELRGKTPYGAPQLDVPVQLNTNENPYELPEPLVRRIAERVAEAARTLNRYPDRDAVELRTELAKYLTRTGKHPVSLENVWAANGSNEVLQQLLQTFGGPGRTAIGFEPSYSMHALIARGTGTGWISGPRREDFTIDVEAAERALAEHAPDVVFITSPNNPTGTAVEAETVLALYEAAQAAKPSLVVVDEAYVEFSHRDSLLPLIEGRPNLVVSRTMSKAFGAAGLRLGYLAAHPAVVDAVQLVRLPYHLSAVTQATALAALEHTDTLLGYVEQLKAERDRLVTELRALGFEVTESDANFIQFGKFEDSHTAWQKILDQGVLVRDNGVPGRLRVTAGTPAENDAFLEAVRALKKEQQA, encoded by the coding sequence GTGAGCAGCACCATCGGCATCGACGACCTCCCCATCCGCGACGAGCTGCGCGGCAAGACCCCCTACGGCGCCCCCCAGCTGGACGTGCCCGTCCAGCTGAACACCAACGAGAACCCGTACGAGCTCCCCGAGCCCCTGGTCCGCCGCATCGCCGAGCGCGTCGCCGAGGCCGCCCGCACCCTCAACCGCTACCCCGACCGGGACGCGGTGGAGCTGCGCACGGAGCTCGCGAAGTACCTCACCCGCACCGGCAAGCACCCGGTCTCCCTGGAGAACGTCTGGGCCGCCAACGGCTCCAACGAGGTCCTCCAGCAGCTGCTCCAGACCTTCGGCGGCCCGGGGCGCACGGCGATCGGCTTCGAGCCCTCGTACTCGATGCACGCCCTGATCGCGCGCGGCACCGGCACCGGCTGGATCTCCGGCCCCCGCCGGGAGGACTTCACCATCGACGTGGAGGCCGCCGAGCGGGCCCTCGCGGAGCACGCCCCCGACGTCGTCTTCATCACCTCGCCCAACAACCCCACGGGTACCGCGGTCGAGGCGGAGACCGTCCTGGCCCTCTACGAGGCGGCCCAGGCGGCCAAGCCGTCCCTGGTGGTCGTGGACGAGGCGTACGTGGAGTTCAGCCACCGCGACTCCCTCCTCCCGCTGATCGAGGGCCGCCCGAACCTGGTGGTCTCCCGGACCATGTCCAAGGCCTTCGGCGCGGCCGGCCTGCGCCTGGGCTACCTCGCCGCGCACCCCGCCGTGGTCGACGCCGTGCAGCTCGTACGCCTGCCGTACCACCTGTCGGCCGTCACCCAGGCGACCGCGCTGGCCGCCCTGGAGCACACCGACACCCTGCTCGGCTACGTCGAGCAGCTCAAGGCCGAGCGGGACCGCCTCGTCACCGAGCTGCGGGCGCTCGGCTTCGAGGTCACCGAGTCCGACGCGAACTTCATCCAGTTCGGGAAGTTCGAGGACTCCCACACCGCCTGGCAGAAGATCCTCGACCAGGGCGTCCTGGTCCGGGACAACGGCGTACCGGGCCGGCTGCGGGTCACCGCGGGCACCCCGGCCGAGAACGACGCGTTCCTGGAAGCGGTTCGCGCACTGAAGAAGGAGCAGCAGGCATGA